The proteins below come from a single Gammaproteobacteria bacterium genomic window:
- a CDS encoding zincin-like metallopeptidase domain-containing protein, which yields DRSYRGGNSLHLASVQQEQGYGDVRWGTYRQIQARGGQVRKGERGTRILSFQDKKRIAVTDEQGRPRRDAEGKKVYRYEKLKAPFVRQYTVFNAEQADGLPERSNPTPEPLWKVHQEAERVMEDVGVPVRHVQGDRAYYHMKRDEIVLPERGQFPSANHYYQTALHELGHSTGHKDRMNRETLIEGIDGGFGSPQYAREELRAEISAMMTGERVGVGHDPSRGAAYVEGWIQALEEDPREIRRAAADAQKISDFVLDRHRERVAARDPVAVAAVRTPAQGPQRIVVPVPRIPVPERGFGPSR from the coding sequence CGACCGCTCCTACCGGGGCGGCAACAGCCTGCACCTCGCCTCCGTCCAGCAGGAGCAGGGCTACGGCGACGTGCGCTGGGGCACCTACCGCCAGATCCAGGCGCGCGGCGGACAGGTCAGGAAGGGCGAGCGCGGCACCCGCATCCTCTCCTTCCAGGACAAGAAGCGGATCGCCGTGACCGACGAGCAGGGTCGGCCCAGGAGGGACGCCGAGGGCAAGAAGGTCTACCGCTACGAGAAGCTCAAGGCGCCGTTCGTGCGCCAGTACACGGTGTTCAACGCCGAGCAGGCCGACGGGCTGCCCGAGCGCTCGAACCCGACGCCCGAGCCGCTCTGGAAGGTGCACCAGGAGGCCGAGCGGGTCATGGAGGATGTCGGCGTCCCGGTCCGCCACGTCCAGGGCGACCGCGCCTACTACCACATGAAGCGCGACGAGATCGTGCTGCCCGAGCGCGGGCAGTTCCCGTCGGCGAACCACTACTACCAGACCGCGCTCCACGAGCTGGGCCACAGCACCGGGCACAAGGACCGGATGAACCGCGAGACCCTCATCGAGGGGATCGACGGCGGGTTTGGCTCGCCGCAGTACGCCCGCGAGGAGCTCAGGGCCGAGATCAGCGCGATGATGACCGGCGAGCGCGTGGGTGTCGGCCACGACCCGAGCCGTGGCGCGGCCTACGTCGAGGGCTGGATCCAGGCGCTCGAGGAGGACCCGCGCGAGATCCGGCGCGCTGCGGCGGACGCGCAGAAGATCTCCGACTTCGTGCTCGACCGGCACCGCGAGCGCGTGGCCGCCCGCGATCCCGTCGCCGTGGCGGCGGTTCGCACGCCCGCGCAGGGACCGCAGAGGATCGTTGTCCCCGTGCCGAGGATCCCGGTTCCCGAGCGCGGCTTCGGGCCGAGCCGCTGA